Within uncultured Methanoregula sp., the genomic segment CATGTGTCAGGGAAAAATAATCCGGTGTATGCCGGAAGGGAATTACCAGCAGGTGACCTTTGGAGACCGGGAACCGGTCCCACAGGGCATAACAGAGCGTGTTTCTTGCTATAGTCTCCTGGTCATTGGGAGAACAGAACGGGCAATGCTGGGTACGCTCCATGCCTTGAAACCTCGTCATTTCATTGTCCGCCCATTCTTTTTAGTGTTGCGAAACCGTTCTGGCAGGAACCGGAAAATCCCGGTAAGCTCATGACACAGGTCCTGCATTTTCTCTCACGAGAAAGACACAACCCCCCCGGACTGAATGAAAAGGAATTTTAATAAAAAAATGGGTTAGCCGATGCTTACAGCATAAGCCGAAGCTGCGTTATCCTTGCTGGCACACTGGAAGGTGGACGTCGGATCGTCATAGGTCCAGCTATAGGCATCCGGCAGGTTGGTCTTGAAGAAGTTTTTGATATCCTGGAGGTTCTTGGGCCAGGTCTCGGGGTGACACTTGTCCGAGGTATACCCCTGAGCTGCCGGGCAGCAGACCGTTACATCTTCCGCGCCGTTTTTCTTCACCGTGTACTTACAGGCGCTCAGGATACCGACCGTGTTACCATTGGTATTCTTATACGCAAAGTCACTCAGGCCTGCCGGGAGGATCGTGTTCAGGTTTGCCGATCCGCCGGCAGTTCCGCACTGGTATTTGCCACTGCTACAGGTACCCGGCTGATAGTTTGCTACCGGTTTAATGGTCATTGGTACATTGAAACCATCGTTGAGGCTGACATCATAGAAGTCGCAGGATCCGCCATTGAACTTGATCTCACCTTTTGTTGCCGGGTAGTCTGAACCAATTCCCCCGCACGCAAGCTTGCCTTTTCCGTCATACGCGCTTTTACAGCTGCCAGTCTCGCAGACCAGGTTGTCATCGGTGCCGGTACATCCGGTTCGTACCCAGAAACTGAGCTGCCATCCTTTCTGGGCTTCCACAACTTTTGACTGGCCGGGATCAAGTTTGAATCCGCCATCATAGGGCAGGGCAGGTCCCTTGTCGCACTTTACCAGTTTGGGTCCACATCCTGACTGGGAGCACTGGGAGACCGGGCAGCATTCAAAGTTTCCGCTGTTTGCCGGAATCTCCTTGCAACCGGCAGCAGAACATTTGGTACCATCGGAGAAGGTCGATTCTCCGCCAAGAAGGATATTGATCCAGACCGTCTCCTTAAGGTTATTCGTGAACGTGATCGTGTGAGTGTCTGCATCGTTTGCCGGGGGAGTGACAGAAACCTTTTGCGATGGAGTTGCATTCGTAACCGGTTTCTGGGATGAACTGGTGCATCCTGCTAAAAGGACACAGAGAATTACCAGTAATCCCGCAATCAAGAGATACCTGTGAGTTTTTCCGGGGAAAACCATATAAATTCCTCGTTTTACCGGAAGATTTCATGAAGTAATAAATACTGCGATCTGTTGTTTAAATTGTCCCGGATTTATATTCTGGGGGTAAATTTTGATAATTTTTACCGGGTTGGGCAATAAGACAGAGAAATGATTCTCTTCATGATCATAACCTATAATCGTTTTTCTGATGCTGCAGAAATAATAAAATCCAATACGTTATCCGTTCATCCGGAGCCCGGCTTATTTTCTGAACTCCGGTCCGGATTTCTGTGTTAACCATTTACAGTGTTCCGAGCCGGTCCTGGCTCCGGCATTAGCCGGAATTATCCCGTGATTTTTCCTGCATTCCAGCCTTTCAACGATGGGTCCGGTACGATACTTATTTTGTACTCTGCGATCAACAATCTACCAGGTACTCATGGCATATGTCCACCGGATTGAAGTCCGCTACAAGATCGATCCCCGGCTCAAAGTCCGGACTGACCGGATCCGCTCGCTCGGGTTTTTGATTGAGGAGCTGCACCTTGTCGATGTCTATACGATCTCCACAAGCCTGCGGGATTTTACCCGGCCCGAGCTCAATGAGATCGGCTCCCTGCTCATCAACCCGGTTGTACAGGAATTCACGGTTGACGAACCAACCAATGCGGTTTTCGATCACGCAATTGAGATCGGTTTCCTCCCCGGGGTCACCGATAATGTCGGCACAACGGCACGACAGACAATTGAGGATTATTTTGCATTCAGGTTTTCCTCCGGAGAGGCAGTATACAGTTCGCAGCTCTTTTTTGTCTGCGGCAACCTTCCGGCTGCATCAATCCGTAACCTTTCATCAGCGCTTGCAAACCCGCTGGTAAACCGGATCCACATAAAAACCCGGCAGGAATACGGGACCCGGGGTATGGATCTGATCGTGCCTTTGGTAGAACTTCACGAACTTCCTGATGCAGAAACCGTTAACCTGGAGATCCCGGATGCCGATCTCATCCGGCTCGGAAAAGAGGGAATTCCCGATCCCGTTACCGGCCAGCGGCGGGGTCCTCTTGCCCTGGACCTTCCCCAGCTGCATACAATCCGGGACTATTTCAGGACACTTGGCCGGAATCCCTTGGATGTCGAACTCGAAGCCCTTGCCCAGACCTGGAGCGAGCACTGCAAGCACACGATCTTTGCATCCGCAATGGATGACGATGTTCCGCTGGGACTCTATAAATCCTGCATCCAGGCAGCTACCAATAAAATCCGAACAGAACGGGGCAACGATGATATCTGCGTCACGGTTTTTACCGACAACTCCGGTGCAATAATTTTCGATGAGACCTACCTTGTCACGCACAAAGTAGAGACGCATAATTCTCCTTCAGCCCTCGATCCGTTTGGAGGGGCCCTTACCGGGATTGTGGGGGTTAACCGCGACACGATCGGTTTTGGCCTTGGTGCAAAACCCTGCATCAATGTGTACGGGTATTGTGTGGGTGACCCGGATACGGAACCGGCCCTGTACCGGGGAAAAGGCAAAACCAATCCCATCCTCTCCCCTCGCAGGATTCTTGATGGGGTAGTGCATGGTGTCGGGGTTGGCGGGAACTGCTCAGGCATCCCGAACCCCCAGGGCTGGTGCTGGTTCGATGACCGGTACGGCGGAAAACCACTCGTCTTTGCCGGGACCGTAGGGCTGATTCCACGGGAACAGGGAGGCCGGAATCTCTCCGAGAAAAAAGCAGAACCCGGCGATTTGATTGTAGTTGTCGGGGGCAGAGTAGGTAAGGACGGGATCCATGGCGCGACATTCTCCTCAGAAGCCCTTGACCCGGCAAGCCCGGTCACTGCAGTCCAGATCGGCGATCCGATCACCCAGAAAAAATTCTCGGACGTGATTGTCAAGGAAGCCAGGGATCTCGGGCTGTATCGCAGCATCACGGATAACGGGGCCGGGGGGATATCCTGTTCCGTTGCAGAGATGGCAAAAGAATGCGGCGGGTGTCATGTCCAGCTGGAAAAAGTTCCCCTGAAATATCCGGGCATGGCTCCCTGGGAGATCTGGATCTCTGAGTCCCAGGAGCGGATGACCCTTGCGATACCTCCGGAAAAGCGGGATGCATTCATGGAACTGATGAGCCGGCGGGATGTGGAGGCCACGGTTATTGGCACGTTTACTGATTCCGGCCGGTGTATCGTAGAATACCATGGCCGTGTGGTCATGGATATCAGCCTTGCTTTCCTCCATGACGGCCTGCCGCGCAAGCACCTGAAGACCACGTACACAAAAGCACTATTTCCGGAACCTGCACATCCCTGCCCGGAACGCCTTGACAGCACGCTCATCGCCATGCTGAAACGCAAAAATCTCTGTTCCACCGAATTCATCTCCATCCAGTACGACCACACGGTCCAGGGGGGCCATGTCCTCGGACCGGTCCA encodes:
- a CDS encoding AIR synthase-related protein encodes the protein MAYVHRIEVRYKIDPRLKVRTDRIRSLGFLIEELHLVDVYTISTSLRDFTRPELNEIGSLLINPVVQEFTVDEPTNAVFDHAIEIGFLPGVTDNVGTTARQTIEDYFAFRFSSGEAVYSSQLFFVCGNLPAASIRNLSSALANPLVNRIHIKTRQEYGTRGMDLIVPLVELHELPDAETVNLEIPDADLIRLGKEGIPDPVTGQRRGPLALDLPQLHTIRDYFRTLGRNPLDVELEALAQTWSEHCKHTIFASAMDDDVPLGLYKSCIQAATNKIRTERGNDDICVTVFTDNSGAIIFDETYLVTHKVETHNSPSALDPFGGALTGIVGVNRDTIGFGLGAKPCINVYGYCVGDPDTEPALYRGKGKTNPILSPRRILDGVVHGVGVGGNCSGIPNPQGWCWFDDRYGGKPLVFAGTVGLIPREQGGRNLSEKKAEPGDLIVVVGGRVGKDGIHGATFSSEALDPASPVTAVQIGDPITQKKFSDVIVKEARDLGLYRSITDNGAGGISCSVAEMAKECGGCHVQLEKVPLKYPGMAPWEIWISESQERMTLAIPPEKRDAFMELMSRRDVEATVIGTFTDSGRCIVEYHGRVVMDISLAFLHDGLPRKHLKTTYTKALFPEPAHPCPERLDSTLIAMLKRKNLCSTEFISIQYDHTVQGGHVLGPVQGKGRVQSVASLTKVVPGSKKGVGLSQGLFPSYSEIDPYRMAGACIDTAIRGLIAIGVPLDAIAILDNFCWCSSDEPERLGQLKLAAKGCYDFSTGFKTPFISGKDSMFNDFSGFDAEDNKVRISVPPTLLISSIGIHPDVMKSVSMDAKYPGDLVYIIGETREELGGSEYFAHLGSTGNCVPELDVARNNACYLRMTNAIMHELVASAYPVSHGGLGIALAKVAIAGRLGMDITIPKGMRPDYFLFSESLGRFVVTVAPDNKRAFEQALGPEATLIGRVTSGPFRITGETLLLDLPVNELETAYKTPFGRY
- a CDS encoding thaumatin family protein, with the translated sequence MIAGLLVILCVLLAGCTSSSQKPVTNATPSQKVSVTPPANDADTHTITFTNNLKETVWINILLGGESTFSDGTKCSAAGCKEIPANSGNFECCPVSQCSQSGCGPKLVKCDKGPALPYDGGFKLDPGQSKVVEAQKGWQLSFWVRTGCTGTDDNLVCETGSCKSAYDGKGKLACGGIGSDYPATKGEIKFNGGSCDFYDVSLNDGFNVPMTIKPVANYQPGTCSSGKYQCGTAGGSANLNTILPAGLSDFAYKNTNGNTVGILSACKYTVKKNGAEDVTVCCPAAQGYTSDKCHPETWPKNLQDIKNFFKTNLPDAYSWTYDDPTSTFQCASKDNAASAYAVSIG